In Streptomyces nojiriensis, the sequence GGGTGCCGTCCCTTCCCTGACATGAGGGGGCTGCCGCGCAAGTTCTCCGGGGGACAGGGGAGCTGGCGCAATGTCAGACTAGGCTTATATATGACAGATATGTCGCATTCTGGAGTGAACGCCACCGTTGTGTTGTCCACAGGCGGTGGCTGATGTGGGTGCGGGCGGTCAGAATCGTGGAACGGGGCATGTGAGCGGGATCTCACCCGCACCAACGGGAGGCAGCCGTGAGGACAGCGACACTGGGGCCGGTGCAGCGGGCCGAGGCCCTCACCCGGATGGCCGAGCGGGAACTGGACGTGCTGGTGGTGGGCGCGGGCGTGGTGGGCGCCGGCACCGCGCTCGACGCCGTGACACGCGGCCTGTCGACCGGCCTGGTGGAGGCGCGCGACTGGGCCTCGGGCACCTCCAGCCGCTCCAGCAAGCTGATCCACGGCGGCCTGCGGTACCTGGAGATGCTCGACTTCGCCCTCGTGCGCGAGGCGCTGAAGGAGCGCGGCCTGCTGCTGGAGCGCCTCGCCCCGCACCTGGTGAAGCCGGTGCCCTTCCTGTACCCGCTGCAGCACAAGGGCTGGGAGCGGCTCTACGCCGGCGCGGGCGTCGCGCTGTACGACGCGATGTCGGTCTCCAGCGGCCACGGGCGCGGCCTGCCCGTGCACCGGCACCTGTCGCGGGGGCGCGCACTGCGGGTGGCGCCGGCGCTCCGCAAGGACGCGCTGGTGGGGGCCCTGCAGTACTACGACGCCCAGATGGACGACGCGCGCTACGTCGCCACGCTCGTGCGGACGGCCGCCGCGTACGGGGCGCACTGCGCCAATCGGGCGAGGGCCGTCGGCTTCCTGCGTGAGGGCGAACGGGTGGTCGGCGTGCGGGTGCGGGACGTGGAAGGGGGGCGGGGGGCGACCGGGGAGTACGAGATCCGCGCGAAGCAGGTCGTGAACGCGACGGGGGTGTGGACGGACGACACCCAGGCGCTGATCGGGGAGCGCGGCCAGTTCCACGTCCGGGCCTCGAAGGGCATCCATCTGGTCGTACCGAAGGACCGGATCCATTCGAGCACCGGACTGATCCTGCGGACCGAGAAGTCGGTGCTGTTCGTCATCCCGTGGGGCCGGCACTGGATCGTGGGGACCACGGACACCGACTGGGACCTGGACAAGGCGCACCCGGCGGCGTCGAGCGCGGACATCGACTACCTGCTGGAGCACGTGAACTCGGTGCTGGCGGTGCCGCTCACGCGCGACGACGTCCAGGGCGTGTACGCGGGCCTGCGGCCGCTGCTGGCCGGGGAGTCGGACGCGACGAGCAAGCTGTCGCGCGAGCACACGGTGGCGCATCCGGTGCCGGGGCTGGTGGTGGTCGCCGGGGGCAAGTACACGACGTACCGGGTGATGGCCAAGGATGCGGTCGACGAGGCCGTGCACGGCCTGGACCAGCGGGTGGCGGAATGCGTGACGGAGGACGTGCCGCTGGTGGGGGCGGAGGGATACCGGGCGCTGTGGAACGGGCGGGCGCGGATCGCGGCCCGGACGGGGCTTCATGTGGTGCGGGTGGAGCACCTGTTGAACCGCTTCGGGTCCCTGACGGAAGAACTGCTGGACCTGATGGCCGCCGATCCGGGACTGCGCGAACCGGTCTCCGGGGCGGACGACTACCTGAGGGCGGAGATCGTGTACGCGGCCTCGCACGAAGGAGCCCGGCACCTGGACGACGTACTGACGCGGCGGACACGGATCTCGATCGAGACCTTCGACCGGGGGACGCGGTCGGCCCGGGAGTGCGCGGAGTTGATGGCGCCGGTGCTGGGGTGGGACGAGCGGCAGATCGAGAAGGAAGTGGAGCACTACGAGAAGCGGGTCCAGGCGGAGCGGGAGTCGCAGCGCCAGCCGGACGACCAGACGGCGGACGCGGCGCGGCTGGGGGCGCCCGACATCGTTCCGTTGTAACTCCGGGATGCGGAAGGGGGAACCGTAGACCCGGGGCGCCCGTCCGTTGCGGAGTGAGGAAGAATGAGGGTTCTGCCGGGGCGGGTTACAGCGGGCCCCGGCCGCCGGGTCGCTCAGCCGCTGGGGCAGGCGGAGCAGCGGCACGATCGCAGAGGGGACGCATGTCGAAGCCGGAGCACACCGAGTCGCCTGCCGGGTCGCCTGCCGGGTCGCCTGCGGCGAAGCCCAGCAGTGAGAAGTCCGGGGCCGGCGCCGCGGCTTCACCTGCGGGGTCGCCTGCGGCGAAGCCCGGCAGTGAGAAGGCTGTGGCTGCGCCCGCGGATGCCGGGCCGGTGGCTGACGCTGCGCCTGCGGCGAAGCAGGCCGGGGCCGAGTCGGCTGATGCCGCGTCCGAGGCGAAGCCGGTGCTGGGCAAGCCCGTGGCGAAGCCCGCCGGGGCCGGGCCGGCTGATGCCGGGTCCGGGGCGAAGCCGGTGCTGGGCAAGCCCGTGGCGAAGCCCGCCGGGGCCGGGCCGGCCGACGCCGTGCCCGCGGCTGCCGGGGCCGGGCCGGGCAAGGCCGCCGGGCCGGTTGCCGCGAAGGCTGCGGAGGCCGAGCCCGTGGCTGACGCTGCGCCCGCGGCGAAGCCGGCGCCCGGCGACGAGAAGTCCGCAGCGCCGAAGCCCGGGTTGAGCAAGGCCGTCGGCGCCGAGCCGGCTGCGAAGCCCGCGGGGAATCCCGTCGTCGAGAAGGCCGATGCCATGGCCGCCGCCGTCAAGGCCGCGGCGGCCAAGGCCGCCGCGGGCGGGGAGGACAAGGGGCGGTTGCTGGCCGGGCGGTACCGGCTGGGGGCCGTGCTCGGCAAGGGCGGGATGGGTACCGTCTGGCGGGCCCAGGACGAGACGCTGGGCCGGACCGTCGCCGTCAAGGAGCTCCGCTTCAGCACCGGGGTCGACGAGGACGAGAAGCGACGCCTCATCACCCGTACCCTCCGCGAGGCCAAGGCCATCGCCCGGATCCGCAGCGGCGGCGCCGTCACCGTCTACGACGTCGTCGACGAGGACGGCCGGCCGTGGATCGTCATGGAACTCATCGAGGGCCCCTCGCTCGCCGAGTTCATACGTGAGAACGGCCCCCTCACCCCGCACCGCGCGGCCGAGGTGGGCCTCGCGGTGCTCGACGTGCTGCGCGCCGCGCACGGCCAGGGCATCCTGCACCGCGACGTGAAGCCGTCGAACGTGCTCATCGCCGGCAACGGCCGTGTCGTCCTGACCGACTTCGGCATCGCGCAGGTCGAGGGCGACCCCTCCGTCACCTCCACCGGCATGCTCGTCGGTGCCCCCTCCTACATCTCTCCCGAGCGCGCCCGTGGCCACAAGCCCGGCCCGCCCGCCGACATGTGGTCGCTCGGCGGTCTGCTGTACGCCTCCGTCGAGGGAGTGCCCCCGTACGACAAGGGATCCGCGCTCGCCACGCTCACCGCGGTGATGACCGAGCCGGTGGACCCGCCGAAGAACGCCGGCCCGCTGACCGAGGTCATCTACGGCCTGCTCGCCAAGGACCCGATACACCGGCTCGACGACGCCCGCACCCGGGCGATGCTGGGCGCCGTCCTCGCGGCACCCGAGCCCGAGCCGGCCCCGGTAGCGGCTCCGGCGGCCGAGGAGACCCGGCAGATATCGCTGGCCGACGCCAAGGACGCCGTGGAGAAGGCCGCCGCGGACAAGGCGGAGAAGGCGGCCGAGCGGGCGGCGAAGAAGGAACGCGAGCGGCGCGAGCGCGAGCAGCGCGAACGCGCCCGCGCCGCGCTGAAGGCCGCCCGCAAGGCGGCGACGGCCGCGGCCGCCACCACGGCCGTCTCCGCCGCGGAGCCGCCGAAGTCCAAGCCGTCCCCCGTCAAGGCTCCGCTCACGGACGTCATGCAGCGCCGCACCATCGTGCTCGCGGCGGCGGCCGTGGTCGTGGTGCTGGCGGTCGTCGGCTCGCTCATCGCCTACGCCTTCAGCGGCGACGACAAGGACACCAAGGACGAGAGCAAGGGCGGCAACGGCAAGCCCACTCCGGCGGCCTCGGCCCCGAAGGACCCGGGCAGCGGCGGCGGCAGCGGCAGCGGCGGGACCGGGGAGACCTCTCCGAAGCCCTCGGGGAACACGGGGGAGACGGCCGGCAGCGGCAGTGCCGGTACCAGTACCGGTACCGGCGCCGCCACCGGCGGGCAGCCGGGCCAGGGCCAGCAGAGCCCGGGCGCGGGCCAAGGCCAGGGCGCCACGTCAGGTGGGGCCGGCGGCGCGGTCCCGGCGGGATACGCCATGATCCAGGAGTTCGGGTTCCACTTCTCGATGGCGATGCCCGAGGGCTTCAAGCAGATCGCCATAGCCGGCGACAACTCCGGCGGCATCTACGCCCGTGAAAGCGGCGGCTTCCCCAGGATCCAGGTCGACTACACCAGCAAGCCGGGCGACGACGCGCGCATCGCCTGGGTCAAGTCGGTTCCCGGCGTGGCCAGCGACAGCAAGGGATACCACCAGATCCGGATCGACCTGGTCGACTACCGGGGCTACCCGACCGTCGCGGACTGGGAGTTCGAGCGGGAGCAGAAGGGCATCAAGGTCCGTGTGCTCAACCGCGGCTTCAAGCTGGACGCGACGCACGGCTACGCCATCATGATCAGCTGTGCCGCCGACCAGTGGGACGGCCCCGAGTGCACGCAGATGCGCAACGTCGCCTTCGAGACCTTCCAGCCGCTCGGCTGACCTCGGGACGCGGGCGGCCCCGGCGACGTATCGTGTCGGAGGGGCCATGGGGAGCCCGCCGCACTCGGGGGAGGCGAAGTGGAGGAGTATGCGGGCCGGATCCTGGCCGGCCGCTACCGCCTGCCCCTGCCGCCGTCCGACGAGTACGAACTGATAGAGACCCGCGCCTTTGACACCCGCAGCGGGCAGGAAGTCCTGGTACGGCAGGTGCCGTTGCCGGAGGTCGTGGACGCCGAGCTGC encodes:
- a CDS encoding serine/threonine-protein kinase encodes the protein MADAAPAAKQAGAESADAASEAKPVLGKPVAKPAGAGPADAGSGAKPVLGKPVAKPAGAGPADAVPAAAGAGPGKAAGPVAAKAAEAEPVADAAPAAKPAPGDEKSAAPKPGLSKAVGAEPAAKPAGNPVVEKADAMAAAVKAAAAKAAAGGEDKGRLLAGRYRLGAVLGKGGMGTVWRAQDETLGRTVAVKELRFSTGVDEDEKRRLITRTLREAKAIARIRSGGAVTVYDVVDEDGRPWIVMELIEGPSLAEFIRENGPLTPHRAAEVGLAVLDVLRAAHGQGILHRDVKPSNVLIAGNGRVVLTDFGIAQVEGDPSVTSTGMLVGAPSYISPERARGHKPGPPADMWSLGGLLYASVEGVPPYDKGSALATLTAVMTEPVDPPKNAGPLTEVIYGLLAKDPIHRLDDARTRAMLGAVLAAPEPEPAPVAAPAAEETRQISLADAKDAVEKAAADKAEKAAERAAKKERERREREQRERARAALKAARKAATAAAATTAVSAAEPPKSKPSPVKAPLTDVMQRRTIVLAAAAVVVVLAVVGSLIAYAFSGDDKDTKDESKGGNGKPTPAASAPKDPGSGGGSGSGGTGETSPKPSGNTGETAGSGSAGTSTGTGAATGGQPGQGQQSPGAGQGQGATSGGAGGAVPAGYAMIQEFGFHFSMAMPEGFKQIAIAGDNSGGIYARESGGFPRIQVDYTSKPGDDARIAWVKSVPGVASDSKGYHQIRIDLVDYRGYPTVADWEFEREQKGIKVRVLNRGFKLDATHGYAIMISCAADQWDGPECTQMRNVAFETFQPLG
- a CDS encoding glycerol-3-phosphate dehydrogenase/oxidase, which codes for MRTATLGPVQRAEALTRMAERELDVLVVGAGVVGAGTALDAVTRGLSTGLVEARDWASGTSSRSSKLIHGGLRYLEMLDFALVREALKERGLLLERLAPHLVKPVPFLYPLQHKGWERLYAGAGVALYDAMSVSSGHGRGLPVHRHLSRGRALRVAPALRKDALVGALQYYDAQMDDARYVATLVRTAAAYGAHCANRARAVGFLREGERVVGVRVRDVEGGRGATGEYEIRAKQVVNATGVWTDDTQALIGERGQFHVRASKGIHLVVPKDRIHSSTGLILRTEKSVLFVIPWGRHWIVGTTDTDWDLDKAHPAASSADIDYLLEHVNSVLAVPLTRDDVQGVYAGLRPLLAGESDATSKLSREHTVAHPVPGLVVVAGGKYTTYRVMAKDAVDEAVHGLDQRVAECVTEDVPLVGAEGYRALWNGRARIAARTGLHVVRVEHLLNRFGSLTEELLDLMAADPGLREPVSGADDYLRAEIVYAASHEGARHLDDVLTRRTRISIETFDRGTRSARECAELMAPVLGWDERQIEKEVEHYEKRVQAERESQRQPDDQTADAARLGAPDIVPL